From Danio rerio strain Tuebingen ecotype United States chromosome 7, GRCz12tu, whole genome shotgun sequence, the proteins below share one genomic window:
- the si:ch211-226l4.6 gene encoding cytochrome c oxidase subunit 8A, mitochondrial-like, giving the protein MFGFVRALKRTRCTPGQRVFPFSHRFYINSKSAKSSVGVVESVFVMTFISLAVLGPAAWLLSKSSDTHKKQQ; this is encoded by the exons ATGTTTGGATTTGTACGAGCGCTTAAAAGAACGAGATGTACACCTGGACAACGTGTCTTTCCCTTTAGCCACCGTTTCTACATTAACTCCAAATCAGCTAAAAGCAGTGTCGGCGTTGTG GAGAGCGTATTTGTGATGACCTTCATCTCTCTTGCTGTTCTTGGTCCGGCAGCATGGTTGCTGTCCAAATCATCTGATACCCACAAAAAACAGCAGTGA